TTGTACTTGAACCAAAAACAGGTGAAACGCTTGCTCTTGCAAGTACACCGTCCTATGATCCAAATGGTTTTCTTTTTGGGTGGGCTCCTGATGAGTGGGACCGACTGATCCAAAACCCTGATATGCCTTTTTCAGCCAAATTTAATAAAACATATGCTCCTGGATCGACAATTAAACCGATCACAGCAGCAATCGGGATTGCCTCAGGAAAGCTAAATCCGCAGGAGGCTAAGTCGATAAACGGCAAACAGTGGCAAAAAGATTCATCATGGGGCGGATACCGTGTTACAAGGGTATCAGACGCTTTGAATCAAGTGAATCTTGTCAATGCTTTGATAACATCCGACAATATTTATTTTGCGCAAACTGCTTTAGATACAGGAACCGATCAATTTGTTGAAGGGCTGAAATCCTTTGGTTTTGAAGAAGAGCTTGGCTATGAATTTACGACACAAAAGTCTACGATAGCCAACGAAGGAATTAAAAATGAGATCATGCTTGCGGATAGCGGATACGGGCAAGGGCAAATGCTAATGTCACCGATTCACCTGGCTGCTGCTTATACTTCATTTGTTAATGAAGGAAATATGATTAAACCTTATTTGCTGAAAAAAGAAGGCCAAAGTCCAAATGCTTGGCATGAAGGAGTCGTTTCTAAGGACGGGGCTTCATATATTACTGAAGGCTTAAAAGGAGTAGTCGAGGATCCGCGTGGTTCAGCTTATAAACCCGTTAATAAAAAACTGACGATAGCAGGGAAAACTGGAACGGCGGAATTAAAAGCAAGCCAGGATGACGAAAACGGGAAAGAAAACGGCTGGTTTGTAGCCTATGATTATAAAAATGAAGACCTTTTGGTTACGATGATGGTTCAAGATGTTTCTAAAAAGGGCGGAAGCTCCTACGTTGTAAAAAAAGGAAAAGCATTGTTCACGGAAAAACACTGATGGAATTCAGTGTTTTTTCCATTTCTTTATAGAAGTGAAAGGCAGTAAAAATGGTGAACCTATGAGAAAGAGGAGGAGACCAATGCATTTTCAAAAGAAACAAACAACTACAAAAGGGAGGAAGCACATTGAAGAGAAAAGCAGCAAGAGATGAAGCATTAAAAAATAATCAAACGCCGAAAGAAAGTATGGGGAAAGATTCGTATTTGACTCAAGTTCACCATGAAACCAATCCTGCAAACCGAAACTCAAAACACGGCAGACAAGGGGAGTAACATGGGCAAAAATCATAAAAGCAAAGACATTGAAAACCATAAGAAAAAAATGAATCCCAAAATTCTCGAGGAAGAATATTCCCATGAACTGGGAGATGTTCATGCAGGAAAGTTTTTTGAGTTGATTCAAGTAGGGAAGCTGAAGGATAAGAAAAAGAGCGATTGTAAGGATAAACAAAACGGCCGGTAATTCCGGCCGTTTTTTGTAGAAATTATTTTAACTCAATGACTGGCTCAGCCAATTTTTTCACGAATGTTGTTGACAAGAAGCATGTAAGTACAGCTGCAAGTAAGGTAACCATCAACAAGCTTTCGTAATTATGGAGCCATTCCATCGTGCTGCTGTGGCGAAAAAATTTAATCGCAAAGCCATGAAGCAGGTATACATATAGGGTTCGTGTGCCCCACCGAGTAAAGAAATATTTTTTCTCGGGAATGATAGCAAGAAAGCTGAATGTCGCAACGAAAGTTAAACAGTAAAACCCTAGCCGCTCAACCAGGCTAATAACGCCTGGTTCACCGAAATATGAATACGGTTTTGAGCCAAACAGCCAAGTATAATCAAACTGTATCAATAAGCAGCAAATAAAAACGACTGTGAGCATTGCGATAGAAGTGAGCTTCGATTTCATGGTACGAATTTTATCGAAGTGTTCTTTCTTTAGATAATACCCAGCTAAAAAGATTGGGAAAAACACGAGTGTCCTAGATAAGCTTAAAACATGATTGACGAAATCAACATAACCTACAGTCAGAGCTATCACTAATGATACAGTGAATGCCAGCTTTGGCGGGATTTTTGTAAAAAGAAACAAAAGCAAGTTCCAGCAAAATAAGCTGATTAAAAACCAGAGCGACCACTCGGGATCAAAAGGATTTAATTTGATTTTTGAGTCTTGGATGAAATGGTTGTAAATTGTATAGATGGCTTGAAAAATTAAATATGGGAAAATGAGTTTGTACGTAATTTTTTTTATATACCCGTGACGATTAAACCCTTTTGAAAAATAGCCAGAAACGAGTATGAACGCCGGCATATGAAAGGTATAAACAAATTTATAGATGTTAAGCATGAATTCATTGCTGCTTATATAAGATTGTATAATATGTCCAAAAACGACAAGAAAGACGAGAAGGAATTTTGCATTGTCAAAGTAGGGTTCTCTGTTTTTCTCCATCATAACCACCTTTTTCGAGAATATGATCAAACCTTATTCCCTCATATCTAGTGAATGATAAAGGGAGTCGGTTCTTTTTTTAAATGGAAAACCAGGAAATGTTACTTTGTTTTAAAAGAAAAGTAAAGAAAGTTATCGTAAACTAACGAATTTTAGGTGGATGAAATGTTTCAATTGTTCAGAAACTGTGAAGGAAGTTGCTGGTTATTGTAGAATTAAAGGGAGGATAGGTAAAGAAGAGGGAGTGTAAAGTGGATGAATGAAACACTTGACTATAATGATTCCTTAAAATTAAAAGAAGAGCTTGCAAAAAAAAGCGCTGAGAATAAAAGTCTAAAAGAACAATTGGCAATGCAGCGGATTATGTTTGAACATGCTTGGGATGCGATGTTTATGTTCGATCATAAGCTAACTATTATTCACGCCAATGAAGCTGCCTCTCAATTGATGCAGATAAAAAAAGACAAGCTGATTAACAGGTCTATCTACGATTTTCTGCCCAGCCTTTCTAAAAGTAAGCTGGATTTAAAGCGCTTTAATGAGAAAGGACATATAAAAAAGGATGTTTGTGTAAAACTGGATAACGGAACGACAAAGCATCTTGAAATGCTATTGAAAAAAATTGACGGTGAGGAATGGTCATTTGCATCTTTGCGGGATATTTCTTCAAAAAAGATTCTTGAGCGCGAGAGGTCTATTAATGAACAGCTATTTAAGGATTTATTTTTACGCGCTGTTGATGGAATTGTTATCTTTGACAAGCAAGGAAATTTTATTGATGCAAATCGTTCGTTTTGTCAAAGCTTTCAAATTGACAAGAAGGAATTGTCAAAGCTGAAACTTGATCTTTTTATAAGAGAGCCATTTAAGAAAAAATTAAAAAAAATATGGGAAACGCTAGATGCGAAGGGACGCGCAAAAGGAGAGCTGCCGGTTACTCTTATTTCCGGTGATCAAAAGCTGTTTGAATTCACTATTACCTCAAATATTATCAGCGGTTTTTATATGTCGATTATGAGAGATATAACGGAAAAAAGGAACATGGAAATTCAGCTCTTAAAAAGCGAGGAACGCTTTCGAGAAGTATTTCAAAATGCGATGGATGCGATAATTATTTGGAAAAATAATGGACAAATTATTGAAGCTAACGCTTCTGCTTGTAAAATTTTTGAACTTCCGATGGAACAGCTTTTACAGAGCAAGTTTCTAGACTTTATCGACAAAAACGACCCCAAATTCGAAACGGTTTTAAAGCAATACAAGCAAAAAAACGAGTTAAGGGCTGAGCTTCAATTTTATATGCCAAATGGGCAATACAAAGAACTCGAATTTACGTCGAAAAAAATAATATTTGAAGATCATCACTTAACCGTTCTGCGAAATGTAAGCGACCGTAAAAGGATGGAAAAGGAACTAAGAGAAAATGAACTGAAATTCAGAAAAGTGTTCAATGGTGCAATGGATGGCTTTTTGCTTTTTAACAATAATAATGAAATTATCGATGCCAATCCTGTCGCGGGTGAAATTTTAAATCTTCCGCTGCAAAAGATAAAGGAATCCAGAATTACTGATTTAATCTCAAAATACGAGGTTGAGCACGCTGCATCGGCAGATCGGGTCATATCGCTCAGCGAGAAGAATAACGAGCTTCCGATCATTTTAAAGCAAGAGGAAGATCAGATATTGGAATTTTCCTATAAGAGAAACATTATTCATAATATGAATCTTGCCTTATTCAGGGATATTACTGAAAGAAAAGAGCTTGAGGAGCGGCTGAGGAAGTCGGATACGCTGCACGTTGTTGGCGAGCTGGCTGCAGGCATCGCTCATGAAATAAGGAATCCGATGACTGCTTTAAAAGGATTTATCCAGCTGTTGAAAAGCAGTATCGAAGGGGACTATACACTATATTTTAACGTCATCACCTCTGAGCTGAAACGAATCGAATCTATCATTACGGAATTCCTAATTCTTGCTAAGCCCCAGGCCATTATGTATGAAGAACGAAACGTAACGCAAATTATGAGTGATACAATTGAACTCCTGCATGCCCAAGCAAACATGAGCAATGTACAAATCCATCTTGACGTCTATGAAGAGATCGCCGACATATACTGCGAACCAAATCAATTAAAACAGGTCTTTATAAATATTTTAAAAAATGCGATTGAAGTCATGCCTTCTGGTGGAAATATATACGTGGCGATTAAGTCTGTTGATGATCATCATATATGTATTTCTATGACGGATGAAGGCAGCGGAATCAGTGAAGATAAATTAAAGCGATTGGGAGAACCCTTTTATACAACGAAGGAAAGAGGGACAGGACTTGGTCTTATGGTCAGCTATAAGATTATGAAAGAGCATCAAGGGAAAATAGAAGTAGAAAGTGAAGAAGGAAAAGGAACAAGCTTCTATTTAACCTTGCCGATCAGGCAAAAAGTCGAAGAGGAGAGTATCAAGTGATCTATGGAATGAAAGTTGATCTTCCGATTGGACAAGTATCGATCCTTGAAACTGACGGGTATATCAGTCATTTGCTGTTGGATCAAGCCCAGCTTGATAAGCTGCTAAACAAAGGTATAGAGATACGCTTTAAGGAAACGGAGCTTTTACAACAAGCGATTTTCCAGTTGCAGGAGTACTTTGATGGGATACGTACAAATTTTACAGTGCCTATCAAACAAAAAGGAACGCCATTTCAAGAAAACGTATGGGAGGCTCTCAGCTTAATCCCTTACGGTGAATCCAGAAGCTACTCGGATATTGCTCTGCAAATTGGCAAGCCGGCTGCCGTGAGAGCAATCGGCCAAGCAAACAAATGCAATCAGCTACCTGTGTTTGTTCCTTGCCACCGGGTGATCGGAAAAAATTCGTCTCTTACCGGGTACGCCGGCCAAAAAACAGATCAAAAAGCGATATTGCTAAAGCATGAAAACATTTTGTTTAAGGAAAAATAATTCAAATGGCATGTTCCGTTTTTTTACGCAAGACATATTATTTAATTAAGTCAAAAAAGTTGGTCTTGTGAAAAAGGAGGGTCTATATGAAAACAGGAAGACCATCCAAAATAGCAGGCTATGCTATCTTATTAAGTAAGTTACACGTTCTTACAATTGAACAAAAGGATATGATTATCCAAATGCATATGCAAAAATACGATGCATAGCTTTTCTATAATGGATATACGATCAAATTCTAGGCTGAAAAATACTAGATGTGATGGGCTCTGCCTAAACAAGTGAGACTCGGAAACGTCCTTATTTTTATCCTGCAGGAACGGGCAAGAAGACTCCCACCTTAACTTTTGAAGCAGGTGGGGATTATCTGCCAGTAAATTTTGGATCAGATCATTTAACAATCAGTGTTGGATGTCATGTGTAAAGGCTAAATACTTATCCCACTGATTAAAGATGAACTTTATTGCAGAGTAAGAAGCATCACTCGTGTTCTAACTGGGTGAGCAAAGTTATCATGCCTTCTGCATCTTGTAAATTTTCACGTTCTTTAATGAGTAGCAGTCCAAAACGAATGGCCAAGGATTTTCTTTCGATTCGATTGACAATTGGGACTGGATTTATATCAGAATCTTGAGCGGCTCCAATTGAGTAGCGGATTAATTCACATCCGGCAAAGCCAGCTGCGTCTGCAAAAATTTGGTATAACAGATCTTGAATATTGATTTTCGTTTTATACAGCTCGCGGCAGTCTTTGCGGAAAGCCTCTTTAAATGTATTGCTGAAAACGGTCCACACAGTAATAATGTGATGTAACAGTGAGCTTTTCTCATCATCATGAGACATTGTATGGATCAACAAATCAGCAATAATTTTTCCGATATCAAAACCGATCGGTCCGAAAAAAGCAAATTCAGGATCGATAATTTTCGTTACATGTTGATTAGAAAAAATGCTTCCAGTATGTAGATCTCCATGGATAAGAGATTCTGTTTTACTAGTAAATGTATTCCTTAGTTTAGATGCTTCATCAAGAAGCGAGGAGTCATCCCGAAAACCTTTAACAATGGTTCGCAGTTCTTCTTCAAATTCATTCGAATTACTAGCGAAAAAGGGGTCAGTAAACAATAGTTTTTCGGTAATTGCGCACAGATCGGGATTCGAAAATTGCTTCTCCAATTCATTTTTGACTTGCGGATCAAGAAAATAAGCCGAATTGTAGAATAGCGTCTTCCCAAGAAATTCTCCAACGTGCTCTGAGAAGAGCGGATAGGTTTTGCCTTCAATCAGCCCCTTTCGCAATATGGATAAGTGGGATAAATCCTCCATCACGATTACGGCAAGTGTGGTATCCGAATAATAAATTTTCGGAACGAGGTGCGGGACATGCTCTGCCTGCCGAATCAATGCACTGCTTTCGATTCTGGCTCTGTTTGCTCGTAACGGCAAGCTTTCGCCGAAAAGTTGGCCGAATGGGACAACCTGTTTAATAATAATGCTTCTATTATTTTCTTGATCTCTCACTCGAAAAACCCGGTTTCGATTTCTGTTTCCGATTTCTTGACAGGTAATTGTGCTTTTTCCTGAAAAAAGTCCAAGCTTGACGGCGAGTGCTGCGCCGGAACTCACAGTAAGCGTTTCATACGCAGGTGTTTTTGTAGTTGCCATAGTACGTTTCTCCCTCCAGTAAACATATAAAAGCCTCTTTCCCATTCTGAGAAAGAGGCTTTGCAAGTAAAATAACAGGTTTGCCTCTCTTATCTCTCAGAAATAAGTCTGATGGAATTAGCACCGTGCCCTGCATAGGCGCTTGAATCATGCTGCGCCCCATTTCGCAATGGAATTACGGTCGGTTGCTGTCGGGGTCAAAAGGCCAATCCCTCGCCCGACTCTCGATAAGAGAAATATATTATTTTGTCGACTGTTTAGAATGTACCAAGGTGTAACATGTTTGTCAATTGTTTTTTAGCCTTAGTATAATTCTGTTCTTCTGTCGGAAAAGATCGGAATTTGCGCCCGAATCTTTTCGCTGATTCCAAGCTCAAGCTCCGCTGAAATGATTTCTTCACCGTCAGAAGCTTCGGCGATAATTTTCCCCCACGGATCAATAATCATGCTGTGGCCAGCAAATTGATTATCAGGGTTGCTCCCGGAACAGTTGCATGCAGCGACAAAACACTGGTTCTCGATCGCTCTGGCTATTAGAAGGGCTTTCCAATGATCGAGCCTTGGAGCTGGCCACTCGGCTGAAACAAATAGTAAAGAAGCCCCGTTTTCTGTGTGCTTTCTGATCCATTCAGGAAATCGAATGTCATAGCATATGACTCCGCAAGCTTGAATGCCTTCCAAAGCAAATGTGTTTTCCTTCGAACCTGCTGCTAAATAGTGATGCTCGTCCATTAATTTAAATAAGTGGACTTTGCTATATTCACTTAACATATCTCCGTTTTTCCCGACAATGTACATCGTATTGTAAATACCGTCATTTTTTTTCACTGCTACCGAACCGGCGACAATATTCACTTCGTAGGTGCGGGCAATGTCTGACAGCCACTGTTTAGTATACTTGCCATTTTCATCGCCGATTTCATCAAGCCTTGATAAATCATAGCCCGTTGTCCACAGTTCAGGCAGTATAACCACATCTGCATCGCTGGCTTTTTTAATAAACCTTTCTGCTTTTTGATAATTTTCTGCGGGATTTCCAAAAGAAATATCAAATTGGAGACATGCGATTTTCAATTTTATCTTGCTCCTTCCCGAAAATTGCTTTACATTTTGTTTATACAATAAATGATAACTTAGAATCATTTCAAGAATTTTTTATAGTAGGTGACAGAAAAATGAATTTTGAACAGTCCACCCTTTTAAAGCAGCTTCCTGATCAATTCTTTGCTGCACTCGTACAGAAAGCGGCTAAAAAAATAAATGAAGGTGTTGATGTCATTAATTTAGGGCAAGGAAATCCCGATCAGCCCACTCCACAGCATATTGTCGAGGCAATGGAAGAAGCTGTTCGGAAGCCTGTACATCACAAGTACTCTTCATTTCGTGGAAGCCAAGCCTTGAAAGAAGCCGTTTGTGAATTTTATAGTAGAGAATACGGTGTTACTCTCGATCCAGACACGGAGGTTGCTATACTGTTTGGCGG
This window of the Bacillus gobiensis genome carries:
- a CDS encoding carbon-nitrogen family hydrolase gives rise to the protein MKLKIACLQFDISFGNPAENYQKAERFIKKASDADVVILPELWTTGYDLSRLDEIGDENGKYTKQWLSDIARTYEVNIVAGSVAVKKNDGIYNTMYIVGKNGDMLSEYSKVHLFKLMDEHHYLAAGSKENTFALEGIQACGVICYDIRFPEWIRKHTENGASLLFVSAEWPAPRLDHWKALLIARAIENQCFVAACNCSGSNPDNQFAGHSMIIDPWGKIIAEASDGEEIISAELELGISEKIRAQIPIFSDRRTELY
- a CDS encoding methylated-DNA--[protein]-cysteine S-methyltransferase, which translates into the protein MIYGMKVDLPIGQVSILETDGYISHLLLDQAQLDKLLNKGIEIRFKETELLQQAIFQLQEYFDGIRTNFTVPIKQKGTPFQENVWEALSLIPYGESRSYSDIALQIGKPAAVRAIGQANKCNQLPVFVPCHRVIGKNSSLTGYAGQKTDQKAILLKHENILFKEK
- the mtnK gene encoding S-methyl-5-thioribose kinase; amino-acid sequence: MATTKTPAYETLTVSSGAALAVKLGLFSGKSTITCQEIGNRNRNRVFRVRDQENNRSIIIKQVVPFGQLFGESLPLRANRARIESSALIRQAEHVPHLVPKIYYSDTTLAVIVMEDLSHLSILRKGLIEGKTYPLFSEHVGEFLGKTLFYNSAYFLDPQVKNELEKQFSNPDLCAITEKLLFTDPFFASNSNEFEEELRTIVKGFRDDSSLLDEASKLRNTFTSKTESLIHGDLHTGSIFSNQHVTKIIDPEFAFFGPIGFDIGKIIADLLIHTMSHDDEKSSLLHHIITVWTVFSNTFKEAFRKDCRELYKTKINIQDLLYQIFADAAGFAGCELIRYSIGAAQDSDINPVPIVNRIERKSLAIRFGLLLIKERENLQDAEGMITLLTQLEHE
- a CDS encoding acyltransferase family protein translates to MEKNREPYFDNAKFLLVFLVVFGHIIQSYISSNEFMLNIYKFVYTFHMPAFILVSGYFSKGFNRHGYIKKITYKLIFPYLIFQAIYTIYNHFIQDSKIKLNPFDPEWSLWFLISLFCWNLLLFLFTKIPPKLAFTVSLVIALTVGYVDFVNHVLSLSRTLVFFPIFLAGYYLKKEHFDKIRTMKSKLTSIAMLTVVFICCLLIQFDYTWLFGSKPYSYFGEPGVISLVERLGFYCLTFVATFSFLAIIPEKKYFFTRWGTRTLYVYLLHGFAIKFFRHSSTMEWLHNYESLLMVTLLAAVLTCFLSTTFVKKLAEPVIELK
- a CDS encoding PAS domain-containing sensor histidine kinase, which encodes MNETLDYNDSLKLKEELAKKSAENKSLKEQLAMQRIMFEHAWDAMFMFDHKLTIIHANEAASQLMQIKKDKLINRSIYDFLPSLSKSKLDLKRFNEKGHIKKDVCVKLDNGTTKHLEMLLKKIDGEEWSFASLRDISSKKILERERSINEQLFKDLFLRAVDGIVIFDKQGNFIDANRSFCQSFQIDKKELSKLKLDLFIREPFKKKLKKIWETLDAKGRAKGELPVTLISGDQKLFEFTITSNIISGFYMSIMRDITEKRNMEIQLLKSEERFREVFQNAMDAIIIWKNNGQIIEANASACKIFELPMEQLLQSKFLDFIDKNDPKFETVLKQYKQKNELRAELQFYMPNGQYKELEFTSKKIIFEDHHLTVLRNVSDRKRMEKELRENELKFRKVFNGAMDGFLLFNNNNEIIDANPVAGEILNLPLQKIKESRITDLISKYEVEHAASADRVISLSEKNNELPIILKQEEDQILEFSYKRNIIHNMNLALFRDITERKELEERLRKSDTLHVVGELAAGIAHEIRNPMTALKGFIQLLKSSIEGDYTLYFNVITSELKRIESIITEFLILAKPQAIMYEERNVTQIMSDTIELLHAQANMSNVQIHLDVYEEIADIYCEPNQLKQVFINILKNAIEVMPSGGNIYVAIKSVDDHHICISMTDEGSGISEDKLKRLGEPFYTTKERGTGLGLMVSYKIMKEHQGKIEVESEEGKGTSFYLTLPIRQKVEEESIK